Proteins from a genomic interval of Danio rerio strain Tuebingen ecotype United States chromosome 4, GRCz12tu, whole genome shotgun sequence:
- the LOC137490864 gene encoding uncharacterized protein: MAFIKEESEDVKIEETFTVKQEDLQEQTDLIKDYEESKEEEHHVKIEDKTHLETDGVLNVRDKSCFTCNQCGKSLASKSKLKTHMRIHTGEKPFTCTQCVKSFSHSSSPNQHMRIHTGEKPFSCPQCGKSFSKSSSLYKHMKIHTGGKPFTCTHCGKSFNHSSFLNLHMRIHTGEKPLTCPQCGKSFSKSSSLYKHMKIHIGEKPFTCTQCGKSFYDSSYLKKHMRIHTGEKPFTCAQCGKSFNCSSHLKKHMMIHTGEKPFTCTQCGKSFSKSSSLYRHMRIHTGEKPFTCTQCGKSFSHSSSLNQHIMIHTGEKPFTCPQCGKSFIHSSHLNLHMRIHTGEKPFTCTQCGKSFSTSSHLKQHMKIHTGVREYMCLECEKTFITAAVLKRHQRIHTGDEPYKCSHCSKRFTRSGTLKTHERIHAGDKL, translated from the exons atggcgtttattaaagaggagagtgaagatgtgaagattgaagagacattcacagtcaaacaggaagatctgcaggaacaaacag acctaattaaagactacgaggagagtaaagaggaggaacatcatgtcaaaattgaggacaaaactcatttagagactgaTGGTGTGTTAAATGTGAGAGACAAGAGTTGTTTTACCTGcaatcagtgtggaaagagtttggcaagcaaaagcaaactaaagactcacatgaggattcacactggagagaaaccattcacatgcactcagtgtgtgaagagtttcagccactcaTCATCTCCTAATcaacacatgagaatccacacgggagagaaaccattctcatgccctcagtgtgggaagagttttagcaaatcatcgtcgctttataaacacatgaagatccacaccggaggaaaaccattcacatgcactcattgtgggaagagtttcaaccactcATCAttccttaatctacacatgaggatccacactggagagaaaccattaacatgccctcagtgtgggaagagttttagcaaatcatcgtcgctttataaacacatgaagatccacatcggagaaaaaccattcacatgcactcagtgtgggaagagtttctacGATTCATCATACCTCaaaaaacacatgaggatccacactggagagaaaccattcacatgcgctcagtgtgggaagagttttaactgctcatcacaccttaaaaagcacatgatgatccacactggagaaaaaccattcacatgcactcagtgtgggaagagtttcagcaaatcttCGTCGCTTTATAGACATATGAGGATCCATaccggagaaaaaccattcacttgcactcagtgtgggaagagtttcagccactcatcatcccttaatcaacacatcatgatccacactggagagaaaccattcacatgccctcagtgtgggaagagtttcatccactcatcacaccttaatctacacatgaggatccacactggagagaaaccattcacatgcactcaatgtgggaagagtttcagcacatcatcacaccttaaacaacacatgaaaatccacactggtgtgagagagtatatgtgcttggagtgtgagaagacttttattacagctgcagtattgaaacggcaccagaggattcacactggagatgaaccgtacaagtgttcacattGCAGTAAGAGGTTTACTCGCTCAGGaaccctgaaaacacatgagaggattcacgctGGAGATAAACTGTAG